In Bacillus sp. Cs-700, one genomic interval encodes:
- a CDS encoding purine/pyrimidine permease: MRNTLSALQWAIFMIAGSIVAPVAIASLFHLDPAMAAGFVQRTMFVLGVAGILQATLGHRLPINEGPAGLWWGVFVLYAGLSSTLFGSEVETLQALELAMIVSGIVFILLSAFGLVEKLSRLFTPVVTGIYLLLLVAQLSGSFLNGMMGVGYLKEGIDLRIAGLSLLLVFVSIWFSRSMPAMIQQYSILIILIVGWILFAVLGLAKPVVLPEGGFIQLPEVFAFGYPTWDSGMIVTALLVTLLLLTNMIASIRVVEEVLNKLSNSKPMGRYRQAGFISGINQLLGGVFSAVGSVPISGAAGFILTTGLKRKLPFILGSGFIIVISLFPALMAFFAALPEPVGYAVIFIVFVNMVGIAFNEFKKDDSEGKPFIIGISFMVGIGTMFIPPEAFQQAPPIAASILNNGLILGSITAILTEQILYKKH, from the coding sequence ATGCGTAATACGTTATCTGCCCTTCAATGGGCGATCTTTATGATTGCAGGCTCCATTGTGGCTCCAGTTGCGATTGCAAGCTTGTTCCACTTAGATCCTGCAATGGCAGCAGGATTTGTTCAGAGAACGATGTTTGTTCTAGGTGTAGCTGGAATCTTGCAGGCAACCCTCGGTCACCGCCTACCGATTAATGAAGGTCCTGCAGGGTTATGGTGGGGCGTCTTTGTTTTATATGCAGGATTAAGCTCCACGCTATTTGGGTCGGAGGTAGAGACACTTCAAGCACTCGAACTTGCCATGATTGTTAGCGGAATTGTTTTTATCTTACTTAGCGCATTTGGTTTAGTGGAGAAGCTATCCCGTCTTTTTACACCAGTTGTAACAGGGATTTATCTTCTACTTCTTGTCGCTCAGTTAAGTGGCTCCTTTCTTAACGGCATGATGGGGGTCGGCTACTTAAAAGAGGGGATTGACCTTCGTATTGCAGGGCTATCTCTCCTACTTGTATTTGTTTCCATATGGTTTTCAAGATCGATGCCTGCTATGATTCAGCAGTATAGTATCCTGATTATATTAATTGTCGGATGGATTTTATTTGCTGTGCTTGGATTAGCAAAACCAGTCGTTCTTCCAGAGGGAGGGTTCATTCAATTACCAGAGGTATTTGCGTTTGGTTATCCAACTTGGGATTCTGGCATGATTGTCACGGCGCTCCTTGTCACACTTCTTCTACTTACAAATATGATTGCAAGTATTCGGGTCGTGGAAGAAGTATTAAATAAGTTATCAAATTCTAAGCCAATGGGTCGGTACAGACAAGCAGGATTTATATCAGGTATTAATCAACTATTAGGGGGCGTCTTTTCGGCAGTGGGAAGTGTTCCCATATCGGGTGCTGCAGGATTTATTTTAACGACAGGGCTTAAACGAAAGTTACCGTTTATTTTAGGTAGTGGATTTATTATCGTCATTAGCTTATTCCCAGCGCTGATGGCATTCTTTGCAGCATTACCTGAACCGGTTGGCTATGCTGTCATTTTTATTGTTTTCGTAAACATGGTAGGCATTGCGTTTAACGAGTTTAAAAAGGATGATTCAGAGGGAAAACCATTTATAATAGGCATTTCCTTTATGGTTGGAATTGGTACGATGTTTATTCCACCAGAAGCTTTTCAACAAGCCCCACCAATTGCGGCTTCGATTTTGAATAATGGTCTTATACTTGGTTCGATTACCGCGATTTTGACAGAGCAAATTCTTTATAAGAAGCATTAA
- a CDS encoding universal stress protein: protein MKKYNKILVAFDGSDLSVKALNEAIAMAKENEAMEIDVVTALNPTAQISSAVVYASILNELRKEAVDLLKGISEKLDVQLPNHKVKTMVLEGNPGNEIVKYADDHDRDLIIMGSRGLNGLREWFLGSVSHAVLQRSHCPVLIIK, encoded by the coding sequence ATGAAAAAATACAATAAAATCCTTGTTGCGTTTGATGGATCTGATTTAAGTGTTAAGGCATTAAATGAAGCGATTGCTATGGCAAAAGAAAATGAAGCGATGGAAATTGATGTTGTTACTGCACTAAATCCTACTGCGCAAATTAGCTCAGCTGTAGTGTATGCAAGTATCCTTAATGAGCTTAGAAAAGAAGCCGTTGATCTGTTAAAAGGCATTAGTGAAAAACTCGATGTTCAGCTACCGAATCATAAAGTGAAAACAATGGTACTAGAAGGTAACCCTGGAAATGAAATTGTAAAATATGCAGATGATCATGATCGGGATCTTATCATTATGGGAAGCAGAGGATTGAATGGCTTAAGAGAATGGTTTCTTGGAAGCGTCAGTCATGCCGTGCTTCAGAGGTCTCATTGTCCTGTCCTTATTATTAAATAA
- the rpiA gene encoding ribose-5-phosphate isomerase RpiA: MNEKQLAGKKAASYIQDGMIVGLGTGSTVYWTILEIARMVKEGLSITGVATSKSTEKLAQEQGIPLSSLEDVSTIDLTIDGADELTEDLTLIKGGGGALLREKIIAYHSTHMIVVADSSKYVKKLGTFPLPVEITQFGYLKTVNAIQNLGCEANLRKENGSLFVTDNGNFIVDCLFDEISFPTTLHDHLNQLPGVVENGLFIGYAAKAIIGQDNTITYVEN; the protein is encoded by the coding sequence GTGAATGAAAAACAACTTGCCGGTAAAAAAGCAGCATCCTATATTCAAGACGGTATGATTGTTGGACTTGGAACAGGAAGTACCGTTTATTGGACGATTCTTGAAATTGCCAGAATGGTGAAAGAAGGCTTGAGCATTACAGGAGTTGCCACATCTAAAAGTACAGAAAAGCTTGCACAGGAACAAGGCATTCCACTTTCATCACTTGAGGACGTTTCTACCATTGATTTAACGATTGATGGGGCAGATGAACTAACGGAAGATTTAACCCTCATAAAAGGGGGAGGTGGCGCACTGCTTCGAGAAAAAATCATCGCTTATCATTCCACGCACATGATTGTCGTTGCTGATTCCAGTAAGTATGTAAAAAAACTGGGGACATTCCCTCTTCCTGTTGAGATCACGCAGTTTGGTTATTTAAAAACGGTAAACGCCATTCAAAATTTGGGTTGTGAAGCAAACTTGCGTAAAGAGAATGGTTCTCTTTTTGTAACAGACAACGGGAACTTTATTGTGGATTGTTTATTTGACGAAATTAGCTTCCCTACTACTTTACATGATCACCTTAATCAACTTCCAGGAGTCGTTGAAAATGGGCTATTTATTGGTTATGCAGCAAAAGCGATCATCGGCCAAGACAATACCATTACATATGTTGAAAATTAA
- the gndA gene encoding NADP-dependent phosphogluconate dehydrogenase gives MSKQQIGVIGLAVMGKNLAMNIESRGYSVSVYNRSEEKTKEMMSEVEGRNFQDTYSIEEFVQSLETPRKILLMVKAGMPTDATIDQLLPHLDKDDIIIDGGNAFFKDTQKRSEDLKEKGIRFIGTGVSGGEEGALNGPSIMPGGQPDAFSEVEDIFKAIAANVDGDPCTTYIGPDGAGHYVKMVHNGIEYGDMQLIGEAYYMMKNVLGLSTDELHEVFKEWNKGELDSYLIEITADIFTKKDPETGKALVDVILDTAGQKGTGKWTSQSALDLGVPLSIITESVFSRFISAMKEERVKASKILAGPNVPAFDGNKEELIEKIRKALYLSKICSYAQGFAQMRSASDEYDWNLDYGSIAMIFRGGCIIRAGFLQNIKEAYDREPSLTNLLLDPYFKEIVESYQSAARDIVSLAVQRGIPVPGLASAIAYYDSYRSETLPANLLQAQRDYFGAHTYQRIDREGVFHTEWLD, from the coding sequence ATGTCAAAACAACAAATTGGTGTAATTGGGTTAGCCGTTATGGGGAAAAACCTTGCGATGAATATCGAAAGTCGCGGCTATTCCGTTTCAGTGTACAATCGTTCGGAAGAAAAAACGAAAGAAATGATGTCTGAAGTTGAAGGACGAAACTTTCAGGATACATACAGCATTGAAGAGTTCGTTCAATCACTTGAAACACCTAGAAAAATCTTGCTAATGGTTAAAGCAGGCATGCCAACAGATGCAACGATTGATCAGCTTCTTCCACATCTTGATAAAGATGATATTATCATTGACGGCGGGAATGCGTTCTTTAAAGACACGCAGAAGCGTAGCGAAGATTTGAAAGAAAAAGGTATTCGCTTTATTGGTACTGGCGTTTCAGGTGGAGAAGAAGGCGCATTAAACGGTCCTTCAATCATGCCTGGTGGACAACCGGATGCATTTAGTGAAGTTGAAGATATTTTTAAAGCAATCGCTGCAAACGTTGATGGTGATCCTTGTACAACTTACATTGGTCCAGACGGCGCTGGTCACTATGTAAAAATGGTGCATAACGGCATCGAGTATGGTGACATGCAGTTAATCGGCGAAGCTTATTACATGATGAAGAATGTGCTTGGTCTTTCGACTGACGAGCTTCACGAAGTATTTAAAGAATGGAATAAAGGTGAACTTGATAGCTACCTAATTGAAATCACAGCAGATATCTTTACGAAGAAAGATCCTGAAACAGGCAAAGCGCTTGTTGATGTGATTCTTGATACAGCTGGTCAGAAAGGTACTGGTAAATGGACAAGCCAGAGTGCTCTAGACCTTGGTGTACCACTTTCCATCATTACGGAATCTGTTTTCTCTCGCTTTATTTCAGCAATGAAGGAAGAGCGTGTGAAAGCAAGCAAGATTCTTGCAGGCCCTAATGTACCAGCATTTGATGGTAATAAAGAAGAGCTAATTGAGAAGATCCGCAAAGCACTATATTTAAGTAAAATCTGTTCATACGCCCAAGGCTTCGCTCAAATGCGCTCGGCATCAGATGAGTATGATTGGAATCTTGATTACGGTTCAATCGCAATGATTTTCCGTGGTGGTTGCATTATTCGTGCAGGTTTCCTTCAAAACATTAAAGAAGCATATGACCGTGAGCCTAGCTTAACGAACCTTCTTCTAGATCCTTACTTCAAAGAGATCGTTGAATCTTACCAAAGCGCAGCTCGTGATATCGTATCACTTGCTGTACAGCGCGGAATTCCGGTTCCTGGTCTTGCAAGTGCAATTGCTTATTATGATAGCTATCGTAGCGAAACATTGCCAGCAAACCTTCTACAAGCACAGCGCGACTACTTTGGCGCTCATACGTATCAACGTATTGACCGCGAAGGTGTATTCCACACAGAATGGCTTGATTAA
- a CDS encoding cyclase family protein yields the protein MKMYDVSAPIFNGMAVYKNKEEKQPEINTKTNGHVTESRLSLDVHTGTHVDAPLHMMNDGATFESINQEDLVGKAKVIDVTDVKGAISDKDIEAEDIQEGDFILFKSQNSFEEEFNFDFVFVGEDAARYLAERNIRGVGVDGLGIERSQPEHPTHRSLFEKDVIIMEGLRLKDVTAGEYFMVAAPLKLQGTDASPARVLLFEGLKEA from the coding sequence ATGAAAATGTATGATGTAAGTGCACCAATTTTTAATGGAATGGCTGTTTATAAGAACAAAGAAGAAAAACAACCTGAAATCAACACGAAGACAAATGGACATGTAACAGAGTCTCGTCTTTCACTCGATGTACATACGGGCACTCACGTTGATGCACCGCTTCATATGATGAATGATGGAGCAACGTTTGAATCGATTAATCAAGAAGATCTTGTTGGAAAAGCGAAAGTAATTGACGTTACAGATGTAAAAGGCGCGATCTCTGATAAAGATATTGAAGCGGAAGACATTCAAGAAGGCGACTTCATTCTTTTCAAATCTCAAAACTCTTTTGAAGAAGAATTTAATTTTGACTTTGTTTTCGTAGGTGAAGACGCTGCACGCTATCTTGCAGAGCGAAACATTCGCGGAGTTGGCGTAGACGGCCTTGGTATTGAACGTAGCCAGCCGGAGCACCCTACACACCGCTCTTTATTCGAGAAGGATGTTATCATCATGGAGGGCTTACGCCTAAAAGACGTGACAGCTGGAGAATACTTCATGGTTGCTGCACCTTTAAAGCTTCAGGGAACAGATGCATCACCCGCTCGCGTTTTATTATTTGAAGGATTAAAAGAAGCATAA
- the zwf gene encoding glucose-6-phosphate dehydrogenase: MNQPSKQASVIVIFGATGDLAKRKLFPSLYNLYCKGVLAEDFAVVGVARRQLTNEEFRSNVHDSVIHTACMDKDDKHEEFSSHFFYQPFDVTKKESYQELNELTQSLDEKFNIPGNRIFYMAMAPEFFGTIALNLDSEGLTNGDGFNRLVIEKPFGHNFPSAQKLNDEIRQVFSEDEVYRIDHYLGKEMVQNIEAIRFANSMFEPLWNSRHISNIQITSSETVGVETRGGYYEKSGALRDMVQNHVLQMVSLLAMEPPVSLSTEEIRGEKVKVLRALRAVKPEEVNDYFVRGQYKQGEVEGETLPGYREEDNVDEESNTETFVAAKLMIDNFRWAGVPFYIRTGKRMTNKSTKILVEFKDLPMNLYKNESGKLGPNILVIHIQPEEGITLHLNAKDTGDMRKTTPIQLTFNNHQENNMNSPEAYERLLHDVMRGDATNFARWDEVALSWQFIDPISVTWANEKEKEFPNYPAGSMGPKAADELLEKDNLHWWPLPKE; the protein is encoded by the coding sequence ATGAATCAACCATCAAAACAGGCTTCTGTTATCGTTATATTCGGTGCAACAGGAGATCTTGCCAAACGCAAGCTATTCCCATCACTGTATAACCTCTATTGTAAAGGTGTACTTGCTGAGGATTTCGCTGTAGTAGGAGTAGCAAGAAGACAGCTTACTAATGAAGAATTCCGTTCAAACGTTCATGATTCTGTTATACATACAGCATGCATGGATAAAGATGACAAACATGAGGAATTTAGCAGTCATTTCTTCTACCAACCATTTGATGTTACAAAGAAAGAATCTTACCAGGAATTAAATGAATTAACACAATCACTCGATGAGAAATTTAATATTCCAGGAAATCGCATTTTTTATATGGCGATGGCTCCGGAATTCTTTGGAACAATTGCACTCAATCTAGATTCTGAAGGATTAACAAATGGAGACGGCTTTAATCGTCTTGTTATTGAGAAACCTTTTGGACATAATTTCCCATCAGCTCAAAAGCTTAATGATGAAATTCGTCAAGTCTTTTCTGAAGACGAAGTTTATCGTATCGATCACTACTTAGGAAAAGAAATGGTGCAAAATATCGAAGCGATTCGTTTCGCTAATTCGATGTTTGAACCACTATGGAACAGTCGACACATATCAAATATCCAAATTACCTCTAGCGAAACGGTCGGTGTTGAAACACGTGGAGGATATTATGAAAAGTCTGGTGCTCTCCGTGATATGGTCCAAAACCATGTGCTTCAAATGGTTTCCCTTCTAGCAATGGAACCACCTGTTAGCCTTTCAACAGAAGAGATTCGCGGTGAGAAAGTGAAAGTACTTCGCGCGCTTCGTGCTGTTAAACCGGAAGAAGTAAACGACTACTTCGTTCGCGGACAATATAAGCAAGGCGAAGTAGAAGGTGAAACATTACCAGGCTATCGCGAAGAAGATAATGTCGATGAAGAATCAAATACGGAAACATTTGTTGCAGCGAAACTGATGATTGATAATTTCCGCTGGGCAGGTGTGCCGTTCTATATTCGTACTGGTAAACGTATGACAAATAAGTCCACTAAAATACTGGTTGAGTTTAAAGACTTGCCAATGAATCTTTATAAAAATGAAAGTGGTAAACTTGGACCGAATATTCTCGTGATTCACATTCAACCTGAAGAAGGCATTACCCTTCACTTGAATGCGAAAGATACAGGAGATATGCGTAAAACAACGCCAATCCAGTTAACCTTCAATAACCACCAAGAAAACAATATGAACTCACCAGAAGCGTATGAACGCCTCCTACATGACGTGATGCGCGGTGATGCTACGAACTTTGCACGTTGGGATGAAGTCGCTCTCTCATGGCAGTTCATTGACCCGATTTCAGTTACATGGGCAAACGAGAAAGAAAAAGAATTCCCGAACTATCCAGCAGGTTCAATGGGACCTAAAGCTGCAGATGAGCTTCTAGAAAAAGACAACCTCCACTGGTGGCCATTACCGAAAGAGTAA
- a CDS encoding DUF420 domain-containing protein, whose translation MSDVKQRNYTPWIVGLSIAVNVLVVILFFLPEYSGEVGFDITLLPLLNAVFNSFTFVFLVAALIFIKQKNIKLHKRFIFAAFTTTALFLVSYVTYHGLSESTSFGGEGLIRSVYFFILISHIILAAAIVPLALITVTRGLNMQVAKHRKIARWTMPIWLYVSMTGVVVYLMISPYY comes from the coding sequence ATGAGTGATGTAAAACAACGGAATTATACACCATGGATCGTCGGGCTTTCCATTGCAGTTAACGTGCTCGTTGTTATCCTGTTTTTCTTACCCGAATATAGCGGTGAGGTAGGCTTCGATATTACACTTTTGCCTTTGCTTAACGCAGTTTTTAATAGCTTTACTTTTGTTTTTTTAGTAGCTGCGCTGATCTTTATTAAGCAAAAGAATATTAAATTGCACAAACGGTTTATTTTTGCCGCTTTTACGACGACAGCATTATTTTTAGTTTCTTACGTAACATATCATGGATTGTCTGAATCAACTTCTTTTGGAGGAGAAGGACTGATTCGATCGGTCTATTTCTTTATTTTGATTTCACATATTATCCTTGCGGCTGCGATTGTTCCTCTTGCTTTAATCACAGTTACCCGAGGTCTGAATATGCAAGTTGCAAAACATAGGAAAATTGCAAGATGGACGATGCCGATCTGGTTGTATGTGAGTATGACAGGTGTTGTCGTTTATTTGATGATTTCTCCGTACTATTGA
- the deoD gene encoding purine-nucleoside phosphorylase: MSVHIGAKQGDIAETILLPGDPLRAKYIAETFLEDVVCYNEVRGMLGYTGTYKGERISVQGTGMGVPSISIYVNELIQSYGVKNLIRVGTCGALKKEVKVRDIILAMSATSDSGVNRLQFNGMDFAPTADFNLLKNAYDAAAEKEMSVHVGNVFTSDSFYRDNPEIFQQLADYQVLGVEMETSALYTIAAKYGVNALTVLTVSDHIVTGEETTSEERQTTFKEMMIIALEAALKQK, from the coding sequence ATGAGTGTTCATATTGGTGCGAAACAAGGAGATATTGCGGAAACGATTTTATTACCCGGAGATCCGCTTCGTGCGAAGTACATTGCAGAAACGTTCTTAGAAGACGTTGTCTGCTATAACGAAGTTAGAGGAATGCTTGGATACACTGGTACATATAAAGGGGAACGAATTTCTGTTCAAGGAACCGGCATGGGCGTGCCGTCGATTTCAATCTATGTGAATGAGCTTATTCAAAGCTATGGCGTAAAGAATTTGATTCGAGTTGGCACATGTGGCGCCTTGAAGAAAGAAGTGAAAGTAAGAGACATTATTCTTGCGATGAGTGCCACTTCTGATTCTGGTGTGAACCGTCTTCAATTTAATGGCATGGACTTTGCTCCAACAGCTGATTTTAACCTTCTAAAAAATGCTTATGATGCTGCAGCCGAAAAAGAAATGAGTGTGCATGTCGGGAATGTGTTTACAAGTGATTCCTTCTATCGTGACAATCCGGAAATATTCCAACAGCTTGCTGACTATCAAGTGCTAGGTGTTGAAATGGAAACTTCCGCTCTTTATACGATCGCAGCAAAATACGGCGTGAATGCACTGACCGTACTGACTGTTAGTGATCATATTGTAACGGGTGAAGAAACGACTTCTGAAGAGCGTCAAACAACCTTTAAAGAAATGATGATTATTGCTCTAGAAGCGGCTTTAAAACAAAAGTAA
- a CDS encoding spore germination protein has translation MKRRTTKLLHKLKELKQEAIEKDYSASFQKQITENFSGCDDLVQRTFPELNITIIYFLHMVNENLLEMDLLVPIYHASDETRLPFLKRSNFHKTDDEKKIIDGILNGEAAVFHQDHAYLINISGPKQREIQPSETETTITGPHEGFVESSEINLSMIRRRVKSAQLKINEIPVGEVSKGSVFVLHIKGIANDEVVGDMINRIEKIEIDAVYDAHMLTQLIEDQPNALFPQFMLRERPDAIAAALVEGKIVVVVDGSPAVIISPSSFFDFFQTGDDYYQRWITGTATRLLRFGAFIITIGFTALYVSVTTFQYEMIPQSLLTTLAGSRSKVPFNPLYEALIMEITLEFLREAGARLPTKVGQTIGIVGGIVIGQAAVQAGITSNVLIIVVASSAITSFVVPSYVMSASIRLARFGLILLAGLLGNLGIVIGVILLVIHLSSLTSAGAPYLAPLSPFFRKDWVDFLLRAPYSLMKTRPALPRTSNKKRKQ, from the coding sequence ATGAAAAGGAGAACGACAAAGTTACTTCATAAGTTAAAAGAATTAAAGCAGGAAGCAATAGAAAAAGATTATTCAGCTTCTTTTCAGAAACAAATTACCGAAAACTTTAGCGGCTGTGATGATCTCGTACAACGCACGTTTCCTGAATTAAATATAACGATTATTTATTTCTTACATATGGTTAACGAAAATTTACTTGAAATGGATTTGCTTGTTCCCATTTATCATGCTTCAGATGAAACCAGACTTCCATTCTTAAAAAGGTCTAACTTTCATAAAACCGATGATGAAAAGAAAATAATCGATGGAATTCTAAATGGAGAAGCGGCGGTTTTTCACCAGGACCATGCTTACCTGATTAACATTTCTGGACCTAAGCAGCGTGAAATCCAACCTTCAGAAACGGAAACAACGATTACAGGGCCACATGAAGGATTTGTGGAAAGTAGCGAAATTAATCTTTCCATGATTCGAAGACGGGTGAAAAGCGCGCAGTTGAAAATTAACGAAATTCCTGTCGGAGAAGTTTCGAAAGGGAGCGTCTTTGTCCTTCATATAAAAGGAATTGCTAATGATGAAGTAGTGGGTGACATGATAAATCGGATCGAGAAAATCGAGATTGACGCGGTGTATGATGCCCATATGTTAACGCAGTTGATTGAAGATCAGCCAAATGCGCTCTTTCCACAGTTTATGCTTCGAGAGCGGCCTGATGCAATTGCGGCTGCGCTTGTTGAAGGGAAAATTGTGGTCGTAGTTGATGGTAGTCCCGCAGTAATCATCAGTCCCTCAAGTTTTTTTGACTTTTTTCAAACAGGTGATGATTATTATCAAAGATGGATTACAGGAACGGCTACAAGGCTACTTCGGTTTGGGGCTTTTATCATTACGATTGGGTTTACTGCTCTTTATGTTTCCGTTACGACTTTTCAATATGAAATGATTCCACAATCGCTGTTAACAACGCTGGCAGGTTCAAGAAGTAAGGTGCCATTTAATCCTTTATACGAAGCGCTAATCATGGAAATTACCCTTGAATTTTTACGTGAAGCAGGGGCCAGATTGCCAACAAAAGTTGGACAAACGATCGGTATCGTTGGTGGTATTGTTATCGGACAAGCGGCAGTGCAAGCTGGGATTACTAGTAATGTTCTTATTATTGTTGTAGCCAGTTCTGCCATTACTTCATTTGTCGTCCCTAGTTATGTGATGAGTGCGAGTATTCGATTAGCGCGTTTTGGTTTAATTCTTTTAGCGGGACTCCTTGGTAATCTCGGAATTGTCATTGGAGTCATCCTTTTGGTAATCCACTTAAGTAGTTTAACGAGTGCTGGTGCACCTTACTTAGCTCCTCTATCTCCGTTCTTCCGCAAAGATTGGGTCGATTTTTTATTGCGAGCTCCCTATTCTTTAATGAAAACAAGGCCAGCTTTACCTAGAACTTCTAATAAGAAAAGAAAGCAATAA
- a CDS encoding GerAB/ArcD/ProY family transporter gives MSEKIAPFHLAILIYMIQSGVTLYKLPRMLAVNFGTNGWIMVLIVSFVAGINIFLISLVNRFSKGESVFEIMEGLIPRKAMAPFYILLALIWSIFALLVGKDYILITQVLTFQNSSLLLLYSIVLILAFYLVVKDIYTISKTTTIFFFLTIWMTFLLIYHIPYSSVMRLTPFIFKEGTHSIRGLIEVYTAFLGFEIVLFLFPYIDQKKPKWFLSVYVGHIITTVVYTLTCFVSFMYFSFEQLKLISFPVLNLISYVEIELIERIESLVFNLFLMKILITVVMYLWAAKLLLHRAIPAINEKWLATLSILIAFFVTLRVDVVYELAPWLLIFGFAAAGIAIGLPVLLLFVLWVRRIGRRRRHG, from the coding sequence ATGTCGGAAAAAATCGCGCCATTTCACCTCGCCATTCTCATTTATATGATCCAGTCTGGTGTAACCTTATACAAGTTACCTCGCATGCTAGCCGTTAATTTTGGTACGAACGGATGGATTATGGTACTCATTGTATCTTTTGTAGCTGGAATAAATATTTTTCTCATTTCCCTCGTGAACCGTTTTAGTAAAGGAGAGAGTGTATTTGAGATTATGGAAGGACTTATCCCTCGTAAAGCAATGGCGCCTTTTTATATCCTCCTTGCATTGATCTGGTCGATTTTTGCCTTACTTGTAGGAAAAGATTATATCCTTATTACCCAGGTGTTAACTTTTCAAAATTCAAGTCTACTTTTGCTGTATAGCATCGTTCTAATTCTTGCCTTCTATCTTGTCGTAAAGGATATATATACGATATCTAAGACAACGACCATTTTCTTTTTTTTAACAATTTGGATGACCTTTTTGTTAATTTATCATATCCCGTATTCTTCCGTTATGAGGTTAACGCCATTTATATTTAAAGAAGGAACGCATTCAATTCGTGGATTGATTGAGGTATATACGGCTTTTCTTGGATTTGAAATTGTTTTGTTTTTATTTCCTTATATTGATCAGAAAAAGCCAAAATGGTTTCTAAGCGTTTATGTAGGCCATATCATTACAACGGTTGTCTATACGCTTACATGCTTCGTATCCTTCATGTACTTTTCATTTGAACAGCTTAAGCTTATTAGTTTTCCAGTGTTGAATTTAATTTCGTACGTTGAAATTGAATTAATAGAGCGAATTGAAAGCCTCGTTTTTAATTTGTTTTTAATGAAAATTCTCATTACAGTAGTGATGTATTTATGGGCTGCAAAATTACTCCTTCACCGCGCAATACCAGCTATTAATGAAAAATGGTTAGCTACGCTCTCAATTTTAATTGCGTTTTTTGTTACGCTGCGAGTAGACGTGGTTTACGAATTAGCACCATGGTTATTGATTTTTGGATTCGCTGCTGCAGGAATAGCCATTGGTTTACCCGTATTGCTGCTGTTTGTTCTGTGGGTTAGGAGAATAGGGAGGAGGCGCCGCCATGGATAG